TGCACAAACACATCATCACCCTGTTCGCGAGTGATAAATCCGTAGCCCTTAGAGCCATTGAACCATTTGACAGTTCCAGTTTCCATCGAAAAATCCTTTCTAAAAAAGCTAAAACTTACCCTGTTACCGACTCTGCGCTATTATTCAGCCTTCCCTCCAAAAAAAAATCGCATTGAACGGCAGATACACTGAGCCATTCGCAGCGAAGTCATTTTTTTTTGAGGCATTTGATAATTAAAATTCATAATAGCAAAACAGAGATACAGCAATCAGAAACAATTAATTAACATTGAAATATATGATAATTCAAAATAAAATGCAACAACTTTTTTGATTTTTTTCAATATTTTTGATTTTGGGGAATTGTCGCAGTGATCTCGGGTGATCTTAAAAAGCGACAGAGTTTCAGGCAAAAAAGGCGTTGATTCTCAATTTAATTTTTCGTACATTTAGCTCGCAAAAATTTGGAGGATAAGAGTGGATAAAATAAAAATTGGAATTTTGGGCGTCGGTCATCTGGGACGGTTTCACACACAAAATTATCTCTCGATCCCGGAAGCTGAAATTGTCGGAATTTATGATGCTGATTTCGCGCGCAGTCAGGCTGTCGCTTCCGAATTGAATGTACCTGTTTACAAAAATTTAGTCGATTTATTGGATAAAATCGAAGCTGCCAGCGTTGTCGTGACAACGTCAGCTCATCACCAAATAGCAACAGCCTGTCTGGAAAACGGAATTCACTGTCTGGTGGAAAAACCAATTACCAGCACGCTGGTTGAAGCGGATGAACTCATCGAATTGGCAGGGGAGAAAAATTTAATTTTGCAAGTGGGTCACATTGAGCGATTTAATCCGGCGCTTATGGCGTTGAACGGATTTGAATTATCCCCTATGTTCATCGAAAGCCACCGCTTAGCGTCGTTCAATCCACGCGGTACCGACGTGGCGGTTGTGCTGGATTTGATGATCCATGACATTGATATTATTTTGCATTTGGTGAAAAGTCCGGTCACGGAAATCGACGCTAGCGGTGTCGCGGTGATTACGCGCGCGGTTGACATTGCCAATGCCAGAATAAAATTTGCTAACGGCTGTGTCGCCAATGTGACCGCCAGCCGCATTTCACAAAAAGCCATGCGCAAAATGCGGCTATTTCAAAAGAATTGCTACATTGGCGTTGATTTTTTACAAAAATATTCCGAACTGTACCAGTTAGTGGACGCGAACGATTTTCAACCGCAAACCAATCAAATTCCTATCGAGTTCGGGCAAGTGAATCAATTTCAAACGCCGAAAAAAATTGTTTATGAGCGACGGCAGGTTGAAGAAGCCAATGCGTTAAAAATGGAATTGGAATCTTTTTTGCACGCCGTTCGCAGTGGAGAAAAACCGGCGGTGAGCGGAGAAGACGGCAGAGAAGCCCTGCGCGTGGCGATCGAAATCACCGGACTGATCGAAAAACAAGTTAAAAAGCTAATCTAAAAAGCTACGGTTAGACAATGGCGCCAAAAATAATGATTATTGCCGGCGAGGCATCCGGCGACTTGCATGGCTCGGGCCTGGTCAGAGAAATAAAATCAGCGATTGCGGAAGTTGACATTTTCGGAATTGGCGGCAATGGCATGAAATCCTTCGGCATGGAGTTGATTCACCATATCAATGAAATGAGCGTGCTGGGATTCTGGGACGTGATCAAACGATTTCGTTTTTTCAAAAAAGTCCATGATGAATTAGTTGAATTGATGGACTCGAACCGGCCTGACTTGTTGGTGCTGATTGATTACCCAGGACTCAATTTGAAACTTGCCCGGGCGGCGCACCAGCGGAAAATTCCCGTTTTGTATTACATCGCGCCGCAAGTCTGGGCCTGGGGCGCCGGACGCATGAAAAAGATGGCGGAAACCGTGACTAAAATGGCGGTCATTATCCCTTTTGAAGAAAAAATGTACCGCGCCGCCGGCATTGACGCTAAATTTGTCGGACATCCGCTATTGGAAGTGATTTCTGCTCAAATGAGCAAAAATGAGTTTTTTAAACAAAACCATCTTAATCCCCAAAAGAAGACAGTCGGTCTTCTGCCAGGTAGCCGCCCCCTTGAAGTGAAGCGATTGCTCTCGACAATGGCAGAAAGCACGTCTTCGTTGCGGGAAAAACATCCCGAAATTCAGATTTTAGTGAGTCAAACAACTTCAGTGGATAGCGCCATTTACGACGAGATTCTGCGCAGCCACCCGGATTTTAGACGAATTAAAAATCAGACCTACGAGATCATGAGCCACAGCGATTTACTCGTTGTTGCCTCCGGAACTGCGACACTGGAGTCTGCACTGTTCGAGAAGCCGCTCATCGTCGTTTATAAGGTCGATCCGCTTTCTTATTTTTTGGG
This region of Calditrichota bacterium genomic DNA includes:
- a CDS encoding Gfo/Idh/MocA family oxidoreductase → MDKIKIGILGVGHLGRFHTQNYLSIPEAEIVGIYDADFARSQAVASELNVPVYKNLVDLLDKIEAASVVVTTSAHHQIATACLENGIHCLVEKPITSTLVEADELIELAGEKNLILQVGHIERFNPALMALNGFELSPMFIESHRLASFNPRGTDVAVVLDLMIHDIDIILHLVKSPVTEIDASGVAVITRAVDIANARIKFANGCVANVTASRISQKAMRKMRLFQKNCYIGVDFLQKYSELYQLVDANDFQPQTNQIPIEFGQVNQFQTPKKIVYERRQVEEANALKMELESFLHAVRSGEKPAVSGEDGREALRVAIEITGLIEKQVKKLI
- the lpxB gene encoding lipid-A-disaccharide synthase, which codes for MAPKIMIIAGEASGDLHGSGLVREIKSAIAEVDIFGIGGNGMKSFGMELIHHINEMSVLGFWDVIKRFRFFKKVHDELVELMDSNRPDLLVLIDYPGLNLKLARAAHQRKIPVLYYIAPQVWAWGAGRMKKMAETVTKMAVIIPFEEKMYRAAGIDAKFVGHPLLEVISAQMSKNEFFKQNHLNPQKKTVGLLPGSRPLEVKRLLSTMAESTSSLREKHPEIQILVSQTTSVDSAIYDEILRSHPDFRRIKNQTYEIMSHSDLLVVASGTATLESALFEKPLIVVYKVDPLSYFLGKTLVKIDSIGLVNVIAEKKIAPEFIQYNFSKEKLIPEMEDLLFNEVRREKMIKELKIIREKLGSQGASKITAEMVLSLIDRHSNHEIAHAR